The following proteins are co-located in the Castor canadensis chromosome 5, mCasCan1.hap1v2, whole genome shotgun sequence genome:
- the Ttc14 gene encoding tetratricopeptide repeat protein 14, whose product MDRDLLRQSLNCHGPSLLSLLRSEQQDNPHFRSLLGSASEPARGPTPPQQHLQGRKEKKVDNIEIQKFISKKADLLFTLAWKSDAPATSEVNEDNEDHYAVMPPLEQFMEIPSMDRRELFFRDIERGDIVIGRISSIREFGFFMVLICLGSGIMRDISHLEITALCPLRDVPSHSNHGDPLSYYQTGDIIRAGIKDIDRYHEKLAVSLYSSSLPPHLSNIKLGVITSEELPLYYRRSVELNSNSLDSYENIMQNSLGFVNPGVVEFLLEKLGIDESNPPSLMRGLQSKNFSEDDFASALRKKQSASWALKCVKIGVDYFKIGRHVDAMNEYNKALEIDKQNVEALVARGALYATKGSLNKAIEDFELALENCPTHRNARKYLCQTLVERGGQLEEEEKFLNAESYYKKALALDETFKDAEDALQKLHKYMQKSLELREKQAEKEEKQKTKKIETSAEKLRKLLKEEKRLKKKRRKSSSSSSDSSADESVTSSSSSSSSGHKRHKKRKRNRSESSRSSKRHSSRASSSHIDQNRKDESYPVPTNTSASFLNQKQEMEKLLEKQDRLQYQKTQVKEKDRCPLSSSSVEIPDDSGGRSEEPRDFYNSYKTQAGSSSKAEKPYKSERHFSNRRNYSDSFCRNSEDKIKMYGYRRFEKDTEGRKEYYRRWGPGSMRYSTSPASSDYSWKSVEKHKKCTYSGSRDFSRHEQRYRLNTNQGECEREDISGEDNKTEVPEKDRLNSKEQSESRVKKNLPQNLLNIFNQIAEFEREKGNKPKN is encoded by the exons ATGGACCGAGACCTTCTGCGGCAGTCGCTGAATTGCCACGGGCCGTCCCTGTTGTCCCTTCTCCGGAGCGAACAGCAGGACAACCCGCACTTCCGGAGCCTCTTGGGCTCGGCGTCCGAGCCCGCCCGTGGTCCCACGCCGCCGCAGCAGCATTTACAGGGCAG aaaagagaagaaagtcgACAACATCGAAATACAGAAATTTATCTCCAAAAAAGCGGATCTGCTTTTTACCCTTGCCTGGAAGTCTGATGCACCTGCGACTTCTGAAGTTAATGAAGACAATGAAG atcatTATGCAGTCATGCCACCTTTAGAGCAGTTCATGGAGATACCCAGTATGGACCGGAGAGAGCTGTTTTTCCGAGATATTGAGCGTGGTGATATAGTGATTGGAAGAATTAGTTCCATTCGGGAATTCGGTTTTTTCATGGTGCTAATCTGTTTAGGAAGTGGCATCATGAGAGACATATCTCACTTAGAAATCACA GCTCTTTGTCCATTAAGAGATGTGCCTTCTCACAGTAACCATGGGGATCCTTTATCATATTACCAAACTGGTGACATCATTCGAG ctggaaTCAAGGATATTGACAGATACCATGAAAAGCTGGCGGTTTCTCTGTATAGTTCATCTCTTCCACCACACCTATCTAACATTAAGTTAGGTGTAATTACTTCTGAAGAGCTTCCTTTGTACTACAG gaGGAGTGTTGAATTGAATAGCAATTCTTTGGACTCTTACGAAAATATCATGCAAAATTCCCTGGGATTTGTTAATCCAGGAGTAGTTGAGTTCCTCCTggaaaaactaggaatagatgaaTCTAATCCACCATCTTTAATGAGAGGCCTACAAAG CAAAAATTTCTCTGAGGATGATTTTGCTTCtgcattaagaaaaaaacagtctGCATCTTGGGCTTTAAAATG TGTGAAGATTGGAGTTGATTATTTTAAGATTGGACGCCATGTGGATGCCATGAATGAGTACAATAAAGCTCTCGAAATAGACAAACAGAATGTGGAAGCCTTGGTAGCTCGTGGAGCATT ATACGCAACAAAAGGAAGTTTGAACAAAGCAATAGAAGATTTTGAGCTTGCATTAGAAAACTGTCCAACTCACAGGAATGCAAGAAAATACCTGTGCCAGACACTTGTAGAAAGAGGAGGGCA gctagaggaagaagaaaagtttttaaatgccGAAAGTTACTATAAGAAAGCTTTGGCTTTGGATGAGACATTTAAAGATGCAGAGGATGCATTGCAGAAACTTCATAAATACATGCAG aaatctttggaattaagagaaaaacaagctgaaaaggaagaaaagcagaaaacaaagaaaatagaaacaagtgCAGAAAAGTTGCGTAAGctcttaaaagaggaaaaaag gctaaagaagaaaagaagaaaatcatcttcCTCTTCAAGTGATTCTTCTGCTGATGAATCAGTTacttcttcctcatcctcttcctcttctggtcACAAAAGGCATAAGAAACGTAAGAGGAACCGTTCAGAGTCTTCTCGCAGTTCCAAAAGGCATTCATCTAGGGCATCCTCAAGTCACATAGATCAGAATAGGAAAGATGAGTCCTACCCAGTTCCAACTAACACTTCAGCATCTTTTCTTAACCAAAAACAAGAAAtggaaaaactgctggaaaagCAGGATAGGTTACAATATCAAAAGACACAGgtgaaagaaaaagatagatGCCCTCTCTCTTCATCTTCAGTTGAAATACCGGATGATTCTGGAGGTAGGTCTGAAGAGCCAAGAGATTTTTACAATAGCTATAAAACCCAGGCAGGTAGTAGTAGCAAAGCAGAAAAACCATATAAATCAGAAAGACATTTTTCCAATAGAAGAAATTATTCAGATTCCTTCTGTAGGAATTCAgaggacaaaataaaaatgtatggtTACAGGAGATTTGAAAAGGAcacagagggaagaaaagagtaCTATAGAAGGTGGGGGCCAGGTTCTATGAGGTATTCCACTTCACCAGCAAGTTCAGACTACTCTTGGAAGTCAGttgaaaaacacaaaaagtgTACTTACTCTGGATCACGTGATTTCAGTAGACATGAGCAAAGATACAGATTAAATACAAATCAAGGAGAATGTGAAAGAGAGGATATTTCTGGGGAGGATAACAAAACAGAGGTTCCAGAAAAAGATAGACTAAATAGCAAAGAACAATCAGAAagcagagttaaaaaaaatttgccCCAAAATTTACTCAATATATTTAATCAGATAGctgaatttgagagagaaaaaggaaataagccaaaaaattaa